One Megalops cyprinoides isolate fMegCyp1 chromosome 4, fMegCyp1.pri, whole genome shotgun sequence genomic window carries:
- the cspg4b gene encoding chondroitin sulfate proteoglycan 4 yields MSAFALGASFYGDGFVHLKTAVSSNYTSLHIRFRTSSSDGLLFLAAGQTDYLLVELRSGLLQVTLDLGSGERVLHSERGSPLNDLAWHTVELQHEHQKVRLTVDKRSQTGLEMHGPEEELSAEGGLYVGGAGDLEKPYLPGNRTGFRGCIDEAVFNQHTLLVSLKPYPGLRSIHEVHPGCSQQFSASADDPISFFSSRAFIALPSWNGQPEGFECLVRTAAEEGIILYSSSRQGDSVAMEMRKGLVVAVVVKGETRMELRPRALVSDRKWHSVRVLFTKNSLQVTVDEETVQTSMGSPSSPLNLRGYLYVGGVDDDVRIEVRKMGLVSVSGKRAKGGSLKACLKNITINGVHMGLQDAVLTKDISVGCEPEKELESRVTPVHKYSLAKGNFLLLRDLLVPEGSHAALESKHIKVNLEFERLGIIQSQILFRIREQPLQGEIRLDVDPGREENTFSMLDLWRGRVIYIHSGSEDLTDFFMFSVLTSRSRSVPAYLNGDMIHRFNITIMPTNDAPELSLPEGNLFVLLENSKKLLTTDVLKATDIDSNSTDLVFSVIGSPGEDTGSLEIDGHLSKAFSYSDLEEGRVSYVHTGVRKSGKMEFKVSDGDKVSNTVVLRIMVLRLEYKIANNTGLEVTQGGTALIGTRHLAVWTNAVNQMVDIRYDVIEPPQFGELQRLHTSGEWKPVSTFSQRLLEKERLKYVSTFRQIQTGNITDHFKCKVRVGSTATNELVFPITVKWIQYKLTRNETMEVSKVRRVALSSQYLYVTVEGVELSEDELHFRLQTVPKKGNLLLNDMVLKKNSVFSQRSVADKQVQYELADQPRKDTTDMFTFQVFSKHASSASYDFRIAIKVDTDRILIINNGLSVMEGEGRLISKDELYSETLSAKSVFYTIKNHPKHGKLKYSNLSNSTSGRDNVLVFTNQDILEKCIMYVHDDSETIHDQFSFLASVGEASDRITMEGGNGTVEGTFIISVQPVNDEKPVRVVDKVFHVVREGRRLLTLEDLRYHDADSDFSDSWLVYTRRAIPMGELVMANDTSHKLYRFRQEDLERKRVLFIHRGVSSGRFVLLVSDGRHHVSTLLDVRASDPYLRIGNSTDLLVRKGQATAFNSSTFSVVTNMDVRDDREITYKVSAPPRHGVLYRGDEVVASFTQGDLKMGHLSYHHHDDSSNLRDSFSFTVRVKDMRLDTGVNVTVYLGSQQQLPDDIRNNTLMVDEGQPGKINKTKMELPPPHCDHIEYSHFPVPLTALTRRQAEQEFTHYVQDSSETLEECFTGIANDSDLQKQNQSRVAYVQVAVVNTEPPVITANRILKVWEGSVTEICPDDLGARDEDTPPEGLEFVVTPPSNGHLALKSAPSWPVLNFTQAHIDQGQLLFVHSGALSGGCMFQVTDGVNFAPIQIFTVKARPLVLTLERNRPLQVFPGSSVLISAEHLLAVTNDDGVKGNHTVLFSVIRPPKLGKLVKVDADNCTAEISSFTQSMVNESMVAYEHTHNESLGQVASDVFTFTVTSPPASLETETFQIRIVYENARAEREYPLLANSGAVVIEGERVTIDKSKLDASNLLEELPKLQQDSYEVWYWVKLLPQHGVIIAGEQNLTNQKPSFSQSVLTKEGIIYLHDNSETNHDSFVFRAWLKLKSRPDQRPLEDSKAVEASFNITVVPVNDQPPELKTLAPSLSVERGGRVALGPENLNVVDLDNPPEDIKYTLIRKPNNGFLALEGSLNGSVVAFTQAQINRGKVYFIQGGSLISGNFYLSVTDGHHQPVYTEFNVEVTENETGNSLVKKPNLTLEQGQTSAVLTHEHLTAATSGKDTTIHYQVTKPPRYGNLLIDNNIVTQFDHTDLQLGKLSYHMVDLSSSHDSFELTSFVSEGNGTRQVVNITVKPFIRIAEDARLPNGIAVKLGTDLLDATELSTLSGSDPHFEVLSSPKPGKMVQILTVKDGVSQPVTSFSFQDVEQGRVAIVATVNTTIDQELNDSLGFVLKADNVQPARGELLFTIVPQHQVQIKSVQTPRHTQAEEDLLDTPSNSQSSHKTLESTNGQIHMGIRKQNNSSLQTVPRPTSGKRDIFQRSTPVGVESFSTQASNTLLIILPVMAVLFLIVIIVVLTLVSCYHGDKQSLSSGTDSGQPEVSAALPSVTVTPLAPGYQGSPVQEKPDQETLAPMVGPHDPCLMLCALPISNQAVQQLATSPTLQHNQYWV; encoded by the exons CTTCCTTCTATGGTGACGGCTTTGTCCATCTGAAGACCGCAGTGTCTTCCAACTACACTTCCCTACACATCCGGTTCCGAACCTCCAGCTCCGACGGACTGCTCTTCCTGGCTGCAGGCCAGACTGACTACCTCCTTGTGGAGCTGCGTTCCGGCCTCCTGCAG GTAACACTGGATCTGGGGTCTGGTGAACGAGTGCTCCACTCAGAAAGAGGAAGCCCTCTGAACGACCTGGCCTGGCATACTGTAGAGTTACAGCACGAGCATCAGAAGGTCAGGCTGACCGTGGACAAGCGCTCCCAGACTGGCCTGGAGATGCATGGcccagaggaggagctgagtgCTGAAGGCGGGCTTTATGTGGGCGGGGCCGGGGACCTAGAGAAACCGTACCTCCCTGGGAACCGGACGGGCTTCCGCGGGTGCATTGACGAGGCTGTCTTCAATCAACACACCCTCCTGGTGTCGCTGAAGCCTTACCCCGGCCTCAGGAGCATCCACGAGGTTCACCCAGGCTGCAGCCAGCAGTTCTCTGCAAGCGCAGATGACCCCATCAGCTTCTTCAGCTCCAGAGCCTTCATCGCCCTCCCATCCTGGAACGGGCAGCCTGAGGGGTTCGAATGTTTGGTCCGCACTGCAGCTGAGGAGGGGATTATCCTGTACAGCTCGAGCCGTCAGGGGGACTCTGTGGCCATGGAGATGCGGAAGGGCTtggttgttgctgttgtggtgAAGGGAGAAACTCGAATGGAACTACGCCCCCGTGCTTTAGTTAGTGACAGGAAATGGCACTCTGTCAGGGTCTTATTTACCAAGAACAGCCTCCAGGTTACAGTGGATGAGGAGACTGTTCAAACCAGTATGGGTTCCCCCTCCAGCCCTCTTAATTTAAGGGGTTATCTGTATGTTGGCGGTGTTGATGATGACGTCCGTATAGAGGTCAGAAAAATGGGACTGGTCTCTGTGTCTGGGAAACGTGCTAAAGGAGGGTCCCTCAAAGCTTGTTTGAAGAATATCACAATAAATGGTGTACATATGGGGCTTCAAGATGCAGTGCTCACCAAAGACATCTCTGTGGGCTGTGAACCAGAGAAAGAACTGGAAAGTAGAGTAACACCAGTCCACAAGTACAGTCTCGCCAAGGGGAACTTCCTGTTGCTCAGAGATCTTCTGGTTCCAGAGGGCAGTCATGCTGCTCTGGAGTCTAAGCACATCAAAGTGAACCTGGAGTTTGAGAGATTGGGGATCATCCAGTCTCAGATCTTGTTCAGGATCAGGGAGCAGCCATTACAAGGTGAGATAAGACTGGATGTAGACCCGGGACGTGAGGAGAACACCTTCAGCATGCTGGATCTGTGGCGGGGGAGAGTGATATACATTCACAGTGGCTCAGAAGACCTTACTGACTTCTTCATGTTCTCTGTCCTCACCAGCAGAAGTAGATCAGTCCCTGCCTACTTAAATGGAGATATGATTCACAGATTCAACATCACCATCATGCCAACAAATGATGCCCCTGAACTGAGCCTTCCTGAAGGAAACCTGTTTGTGCTGCTAGAGAACTCTAAGAAGCTCCTGACCACTGATGTGCTAAAAGCCACTGACATAGACAGCAACTCCACAGACCTGGTATTTTCTGTGATTGGTAGTCCAGGTGAAGACACCGGCTCTCTGGAGATTGATGGCCACCTCAGTAAAGCCTTCTCCTACTCTGATTTGGAGGAAGGGAGAGTCAGCTACGTCCACACCGGGGTCAGGAAGTCTGGAAAGATGGAATTTAAGGTCAGCGACGGGGACAAGGTGAGCAACACCGTAGTTCTGAGGATCATGGTCCTTCGGCTGGAATACAAAATCGCCAACAACACGGGACTGGAAGTCACGCAAGGCGGCACAGCTCTGATTGGCACAAGGCATCTGGCAGTGTGGACCAATGCCGTGAATCAGATGGTGGATATCCGGTATGATGTCATCGAGCCCCCTCAGTTCGGGGAGCTGCAGAGGTTACACACCAGCGGAGAATGGAAGCCCGTCAGCACCTTCTCCCAGAGGCTGCTGGAGAAGGAACGGCTGAAGTACGTCAGCACCTTCCGCCAAATCCAGACAGGTAACATCACGGATCACTTCAAATGCAAAGTCAGGGTGGGCTCCACGGCCACCAATGAGCTGGTGTTCCCAATCACAGTGAAGTGGATACAGTACAAACTAACGAGGAATGAAACAATGGAAGTCAGCAAGGTCAGGAGAGTGGCTCTGAGCTCCCAATATCTTTATGTTACTGTCGAAGGTGTGGAGCTGTCTGAAGATGAGCTCCACTTCAGGCTGCAGACAGTACCGAAGAAAGGAAACCTTCTGCTCAATGATATGgtcctgaaaaaaaattcagtgttCAGCCAAAGGAGCGTTGCTGACAAGCAGGTGCAATATGAGCTGGCAGATCAACCACGCAAGGACACAACAGACATGTTTACTTTCCAAGTGTTTTCCAAGCATGCAAGTTCAGCAAGTTATGACTTCAGGATTGCCATTAAGGTAGATACAGACagaattttaataataaataatggaCTGTCTGTCATGGAAGGGGAAGGCAGACTCATCTCCAAGGATGAGCTTTATTCAGAAACACTGAGTGCAAAATCTGTGTTTTACACTATCAAAAACCATCCTAAACATGGgaaattaaaatacagcaaCCTCTCCAACTCCACCTCTGGGAGAGACAATGTCTTAGTATTTACCAACCAGGATATCCTGGAGAAATGCATAATGTATGTTCACGATGACAGTGAAACCATACATGACCAGTTCTCATTCTTAGCCTCTGTCGGTGAGGCATCAGACCGCATAACCATGGAGGGAGGCAATGGGACAGTGGAGGGCACTTTCATCATCTCGGTCCAACCAGTCAATGATGAGAAACCTGTCCGCGTGGTCGATAAGGTGTTCCACGTGGTCAGAGAGGGGCGTAGGCTGCTGACGCTGGAGGACCTGCGCTACCATGATGCAGACTCAGACTTCAGTGACAGCTGGCTGGTCTACACCCGCCGGGCGATCCCCATGGGCGAGCTGGTCATGGCGAACGACACCTCGCACAAGCTGTACCGCTTCCGGCAGGAGGacctggagaggaagagggtcCTCTTCATCCACAGAGGGGTGAGCTCCGGGCGTTTCGTGCTGCTGGTGTCGGATGGGAGGCACCACGTGTCGACGCTGCTGGACGTCCGCGCGAGTGACCCTTACCTCAGGATAGGCAACAGCACAGACCTGCTGGTCCGGAAAGGGCAAGCGACTGCATTCAATTCCTCCACTTTCAGCGTGGTCACCAACATGGACGTCAGAGACGACAGGGAGATCACCTACAAGGTGTCTGCCCCTCCAAGGCATGGTGTCCTTTACCGTGGCGATGAGGTGGTGGCCTCCTTCACTCAGGGAGACCTGAAGATGGGCCATCTGTCGTATCATCATCATGATGATAGCAGTAACCTGAGAGACTCTTTCAGTTTCACAGTGAGAGTTAAAGACATGCGTCTGGACACAGGGGTTAACGTGACGGTGTATCTAGGAAGTCAACAGCAACTGCCTGATGATATTCGTAATAACACGCTTATGGTGGATGAGGGACAGCCTGggaaaattaacaaaacaaaaatggag TTACCACCTCCACACTGTGACCACATTGAGTACTCACACTTCCCTGTCCCCTTAACCGCTCTCACCAGGAGGCAG GCGGAGCAGGAGTTCACACACTACGTTCAGGACAGCAGCGAGACGCTGGAAGAATGCTTCACCGGCATCGCCAATGACAGCGACCTCCAGAAGCAGAACCAGTCTCGTGTGGCGTATGTCCAGGTCGCGGTCGTCAACACCGAGCCTCCGGTCATCACAGCCAACAGGATTCTGAAG GTGTGGGAGGGCTCCGTCACGGAGATCTGCCCGGACGACCTCGGCGCCCGGGACGAGGACACACCCCCGGAGGGGCTGGAGTTCGTCGTGACCCCTCCCAGCAACGGACACCTGGCACTGAAGAGCGCCCCCTCTTGGCCTGTCCTCAACTTCACCCAGGCCCATATTGACCAGGGCCAGCTGCTGTTTGTTCACAGCG gTGCGCTGTCAGGGGGCTGCATGTTTCAAGTGACCGATGGTGTGAACTTTGCCCCCATCCAGATCTTCACTGTAAAGGCCAGGCCTTTGGTCCTAACGCTGGAAAGGAACCGCCCCCTCCAGGTGTTCCCAG GTTCCTCAGTACTTATTTCTGCGGAGCATTTACTGGCAGTAACCAATGACGACGGTGTCAAAGGGAACCACACTGTTCTCTTCAGCGTGATCAGGCCGCCAAAACTGGGGAAGCTGGTGAAGGTCGACGCTGACAACTGCACTGCAGAAATTTCCTCCTTCACTCAGAGCATG GTGAATGAGAGCATGGTTGCATATGAGCATACGCACAACGAGTCTCTGGGACAGGTGGCCTCGGACGTCTTCACTTTCACCGTGACCTCGCCCCCAGCCTCCCTCGAAACTGAGACTTTCCAAATACGCATTGTGTACGAAAACGCCAGAGCTGAACGTGAATATCCCCTCCTTGCAAACAGTG GGGCTGTGGTGATTGAAGGGGAGAGAGTTACCATTGACAAGTCAAAGCTGGATGCCTCTAACCTCTTGGAGGAACTTCCTAAGTTGCAGCAGGACTCCTATGAAGTCTGGTACTGGGTCAAGCTCCTACCCCAGCACGGAGTCATCATTGCAGGTGAGCAGAACCTAACCAATCAGAAGCCCAGTTTCTCCCAGTCTGTCCTGACCAAGGAGGGGATCATATACCTGCATGACAACTCTGAGACGAACCACGATAGCTTCGTCTTTAGGGCGTGGCTAAAACTTAAGAGCAGGCCGGACCAGCGGCCTCTGGAGGACAGCAAAGCGGTGGAGGCATCGTTCAACATCACGGTCGTGCCTGTGAATGACCAGCCACCAGAGCTAAAGACACTGGCCCCCAGTCTGAGCGTGGAGCGGGGAGGCAGAGTGGCCTTGGGTCCTGAAAACCTCAATGTGGTGGATCTGGACAACCCTCCTGAGGACATCAAATACACTCTGATCCGCAAACCGAACAATGGCTTCTTGGCCCTGGAGGGTAGTCTGAATGGGTCTGTAGTGGCCTTCACCCAGGCCCAAATAAACAGGGGGAAAGTGTATTTCATCCAAGGTGGAAGCCTCATCTCTGGAAATTTTTACCTGAGTGTTACAGATGGCCATCACCAGCCAGTCTACACAGAGTTCAATGTGGAGGTGACTGAGAATGAGACCGGCAACTCTCTTGTTAAGAAACCTAATCTGACACTGGAGCAAGGTCAGACCTCTGCAGTTCTGACCCATGAGCATCTCACAGCGGCAACTAGTGGGAAGGATACAACCATACATTACCAGGTGACAAAGCCTCCACGTTATGGCAACCTTCTCATTGACAATAACATAGTAACCCAGTTTGACCACACAGATCTGCAGCTGGGAAAGTTGTCTTATCACATGGTAGACCTGTCGTCCTCCCATGATAGCTTTGAGCTCACTAGCTTTGTGTCGGAGGGTAATGGGACCAGGCAGGTCGTCAACATTACAGTGAAACCCTTCATCCGAATAGCAGAAGATGCGAGGCTCCCGAATGGTATTGCTGTAAAACTGGGGACAGATTTACTTGACGCCACTGAGTTATCCACCTTAAGTGGCAGCGACCCTCATTTTGAAGTTCTGTCCTCTCCCAAGCCCGGCAAGATGGTCCAAATCCTGACTGTCAAGGATGGGGTGTCCCAGCCTGTGACGTCCTTCTCCTTCCAGGATGTGGAGCAGGGAAGAGTAGCCATCGTGGCAACTGTGAACACCACCATAGACCAGGAGCTGAATGACTCGTTGGGGTTCGTCCTAAAAGCGGACAATGTGCAACCCGCGAGGGGTGAGCTTCTGTTCACCATTGTACCCCAACACCAGGTGCAAATAAAATCAGTCCAGACACCCAGACACACCCAGGCTGAGGAGGATCTATTGGATACTCCATCAAACTCACAGAGCTCTCACAAGACCTTAGAAAGCACAAATGGTCAGATTCACATGGGCATTCGTAAACAGAATAATTCATCACTCCAGACTGTCCCAAGACCCACCTCGGGGAAACGGGACATTTTTCAGAGGAGCACCCCTGTGGGGGTGGAGTCCTTCTCCACACAGGCCTCTAACACCCTGCTGATCATCCTGCCCGTGATGgctgtcctcttcctcattgTCATCATAGTTGTGCTGACCCTAGTCTCCTGCTACCACGGCGACAAGCAAAGCCTCTCGAGTGGGACAGACTCTGGCCAGCCAGAGGTGAGCGCTGCTCTCCCTTCCGTTACAGTCACCCCACTGGCCCCTGGCTACCAGGGAAGTCCAGTTCAGGAAAAGCCCGACCAGGAAACTCTGGCACCTATGGTTGGGCCTCACGACCCCTGTCTGATGCTCTGTGCCTTGCCCATCTCAAACCAGGCTGTCCAACAACTGGCCACAAGCCCAACACTGCAGCACAACCAGTACTGGGTATGA